DNA sequence from the Patagioenas fasciata isolate bPatFas1 chromosome 19, bPatFas1.hap1, whole genome shotgun sequence genome:
AACAAACTCTAAACAGACCAATGAGTTCATTGATGCTGTTCAGAAATGAGCATTTCCCAGCCTGAGGGCACTAATTTAAATTCCTCTCCTTTGACAGCCATCACTTTTCATAAAAAACTGTAGGAACTTAATAAACTTCAGATATCTCTCAAACTGGgccaaaataaacataaaaacatTAAACATTTCTAAAAAATCCCTTTTTTACTATGCTTGACCAAACATTGCAACAGAGGTTGTGAATTCTTTATCCCTGGAGTTGATGGGATGCCCTGCTCTGAGTTGGGGCGGTTGGGAgggacaatctccagaggtcccttccaacctcagctattTTGCGAGTCTGCAATTTTACTGAGCTGTGAAATAAACCCAAGATGGTTCACATCAAAGGCAAATGCAAAGGGTCAAGGCCCAGGTTCAGGAGTCACATAAAAGCGTAATAAATCTATGGCCTTAGCTTTCATCATTTATTCAGGAATGTAAGTACAATTAAGTTGTTTGGGGTATTGGTCTTAAAAACCCACTCAGGAATGTAAGCAAGAATATCGAAGTGTCACAGGGCTAACAGTActctttaaagaaacaaaaaaaaaaccaagaaaaagggCATTGACTGTAGTTCTGTAATTATCCAAGATAAAATACCAATCTCAAAGCTTTTTAACTTTCCAGTTTTAAGTATTATAAATAGAATTTGGACACAAAACCACTAACAGCTTTCCAACAGTGGACTTAGAACTCCAAAACACCAGAGAAATAACTTGCTTGTTAATAATCCAGGACCTATGACTAAGACGCTTGTCTGTCAAATGAGAATGGACTTGAGCTTTTGTTTACACAATTAATTTAACATTTCCTTGCTTGTCAAGTTCCACAATAGCAAGTTCTTTCAAGATTTGTATTCTTGAGTCCGTGGCTTTCATATTCATCTTGTTCATCTGCAAAATACTCAATGGTGCTCTGTAAGACAAAAGCAAACTACTTAGCAAAACAGGCTATCAAACATCGGTCAGGTCTGGCAGAAAAAGGCTAAAAAGCACATACTGtttaatgaattatttttgtGACTGCCCCATAATTCTCATGCTTATTCAGGTTTTCATCAACTATTCTGTGCCACTTCAAATTGAGAACCATCATTTGCTAATCCAGCTTTAGGGCAAAACCAACATgaaaaaatctgtttcagaagAACTGACATTCAGTTTTGAAAATCAGCAAATCATACAAGCCATTTCTATACTAATTAATTTTGGGGGGGGTTGCATGATGCCCTAAAACTTTGGAGTACGTATGTAACTACGAATGGTGTAGGTGAGCAAAATCAAATTAAGAAGTTATAGCAGCAAATGGTTAACTACCTGGTTTTAATTTGAAAAGGCTGAATTTCTTTGCAGCTTATAGAATCTTATTAATGAGCGGATTTGTCTTACCTGTTCTTATTTACAACAAAGTGGTTAAATAACTCCCTGTAGAAATTGTTCAAGTCTGCTAATTTAACGGTACTTCTGACACTCCTTGGTACAGTCAAAAGTATTTCCTCAGTCAGTGGTTTGAATAGCGATTCTACGAAATGAGACAGAAGATATTTGTTTCTTCAGAAATAAGGCCAAAGATAGAAAGTATTTTCATTACTCTTAAGAAACCCCCTACATGAGTCTAAAGGAAGATTTTCCAGCAGGAGGAAGGCGAGGAGGAAGATACCCCTTCCAAACTATCACTGCATCTGCAGATATTTCATTTGAGATCTGGTGTGGATTAATAAATTGGGtcagttacttctttttttttcctttttttttaagaactaggAAAATTCCTTTCTCTAAGTAGGATAAATGGATTAAACAAGACCTATTTCTGTGGGAAGACTAGTACACCATTTCTTCCAGTCCATAAACACAATGGTATCCACTTCGATCCcaccaaaagaagaaaaactcccAGAGACATGGGAACTATCTGTGGAATATAACTAAGAGCTCACTTGCTTATAGTAAGTCTAAATTCTTCACATAAATGCAGAGGTTACTAGTGCTTGGGAGTGAAAATCCTGAATATACTGTGCATCAGAGGCTCGATTATTTAAAGTGACAGAGCTCAGAAACCATAGCCAGGTCGCAGCCTGTTCCTGCTTACTGTGAGATTTGCCCCTGTTGTACTGAGGTAAAACAGCCCCTATTTGTCAGGTGATGTTATTTACAATATCTGCCTTTTTCCAAAAGGATAATAGTTTAATTAATTACTCCCTGAATTCTAGAGAGTGACTTGATAGTTTTAAATATCACAGAACCGTTAAGAGTTCAATACTAGAGATGGAAGTCGGAGGAGAGACTGACGCTAGTCACAAAGGTTACTTACTAGGTGCAGGGcagttgttttttaccaaaaaaaacccaacaaaaacaaacagtggGAAGACTATTCTTTCAGCACTTACCTTCAGATAAGCCAGGAATTGTAGATCCTGAACAAAATGcctaaaaataaacacaagagAATGTCAGGATTTGTTAGGATTAATTAGTATACAATAAACATGACAAGTTTGGGAGAAACTTCAGTCCCATTTCTGAAGAATTCCGGGCATTTGAGAAGTCCTAAGTGACAAAAACAGCCCTTCAGACGTCAGCGGAGCTGCTCAGGATTAACGGTTTCTGGAATCCTGACACTCTGTGGCCTAATTACCTCTTCCGCTGGCGATTCCATTTCTTTAGCAGTTTGGCAGGTTAACTGCTGTGCCGCAGCCTGCTCTTCTTCCGACAGAGGGAAGCGCtaggaaaaaaggcaaacaggTAACTGATACTTCCAGCTCCTAGGGTGATGATATTTACAGAAGAACTCAATGTTTGTGCAGCCCTTTTCTCATGGAAACTAATAGTAGACTCTTACTTTCCttcaaataaaagcaaatttaCAAGGTCAGTATTTCTAAAAAGATCCAACCATAATAATCCTTTAACATCAATACTATAAATGACTCAATGAAAATAAGATAAACTAAATAAAAAGAAGTATTTCACATAATGATTTAATTTCGCTGTAACAGTTTAATCCATCTTTGGTTTAGGAAATACtcaaaggagaagaaaatcttTATCTAAATAGTCTAAATATAACTCAAGAGACAAGTATTCCACTTTAGCCAAATCCAAATATGAAATTATTCTTGGCAGCATATCCTTGGAACACAGAGAGAGaaa
Encoded proteins:
- the SKA2 gene encoding spindle and kinetochore-associated protein 2 isoform X2, yielding METAVTKLETMFQKAESDLDYIQHRLEFEIMKSLPDNPAEEENPVALLEKLSVVKSRYKTLCMQLEKVSAEQRESMKGIRAALENTMKMVQALQQHTDLERFPLSEEEQAAAQQLTCQTAKEMESPAEEAFCSGSTIPGLSEESLFKPLTEEILLTVPRSVRSTVKLADLNNFYRELFNHFVVNKNRAPLSILQMNKMNMKATDSRIQILKELAIVELDKQGNVKLIV
- the SKA2 gene encoding spindle and kinetochore-associated protein 2 isoform X1, whose product is METAVTKLETMENPVALLEKLSVVKSRYKTLCMQLEKVSAEQRESMKGIRAALENTMKMVQALQQHTDLERFPLSEEEQAAAQQLTCQTAKEMESPAEEAFCSGSTIPGLSEESLFKPLTEEILLTVPRSVRSTVKLADLNNFYRELFNHFVVNKNRAPLSILQMNKMNMKATDSRIQILKELAIVELDKQGNVKLIV